The segment AGCTCTATAAATATATCCCCTATAATAATCATATGCAAAACGATTCTATCACAAACACTACCAAAACCCTTTGAAAAACATAAACTACAacacattttcaaagaaattattaGTTATAACAACTACAAAAGCAATAAATATCAATAAAGTTATTTGGCTGTCAGAAATGAAGGGCAGTATAATGTAAAATTCAAATACTGCAAAGTTGTTTTTTGAAGATGTAGTCTtgagtttcttcttcttcttttttttaaattttagagacagggtttcaccatgttgcccaggctggtctcaatctcctggcctcaagcaacccgcccgcctcgacctcccaaagtgctgggattacaagagtgaaccaccacgcttggccaagtTTCTTAATACAAGGTACTAAACactctttcaaaaataataagacTTATTCTATATAAAGTTGAGCAAgaactctaaaaagaaaaaattaagcaaCAGATGAAAAGTAGGTATGTGGAAATAATGGTATCAAATATGATTTTATACAAAATGTACCATTCTTCAAATGTGTAAATCTTAATATGAATATTTTTGGACTGTGAGTGTTGCTCagcctaatttttaaagaattagtcTCAAACCATTCAAAATCCAGTATTTCTCAAAAGTTCTGATATTACTAATGTGGACATGGTGCAGGATGCAATTTCACGTTAACTTACCTATACTGTTCTACCCAATAAAAATATAACCTTTGAGCTTAGGAGAGAATGTATCTTTTGAATGTTTGATCTCTATATAAATTCTACTTTTTGGAACATCAGAATTTTGTAATATGAACTAACATCCACCAGGAATTGGCCCAAGTTTAAACAGAAGACACAAAAGAGACATAGGTGTCAAACAGCTTAAGTCTGCTCTATGCAATTATACAGTCATAGTTACTTTTTACATGAAAGTGCTTTAAAGTCAAAAATATTTGTGTAAAAGGTATTATTAATAGTACTAATACTATgcaagtagaattttaaaaattagttccaGTTTACTCATTTCCCTTGAAAAGTACCCTTCTACcacaatgtaaataaaaaatggtCCATAAAATGGTGACATCAGACAAATCATAATTTGTAGTGTGGGCCCTTTAAATGGAGACCAAATTTGTATTAATCCAAAGCTAGAGATTTTATTTGTTCCATATGCCCAAAGTAACTAATATCAACTCGCATTTTCTGTACGCcttaaagaatttttatttaacataatgagAGTTTAATAACTTATATTAAAGACTGCGTAGTGCTCTTTCTGTTGCTGTTCACCAACTGTTTTTATGACGGTAACTTCGAGATCTGGAATGTGACCGAAAATGAGAATGCTTTGCTGTTTGTACTTTAGTTTCAGAATTGGTATACCCTTTGGGAGATTTACACGGGGATCTTGCTATTGAGTCAGAATGTCTTCCATGTGATCTTGATTTTGTTCCTGAGCTAGTCTGCTTTTGAGGTGAACTTGACTGTGATTTTCCGATTGACTTGGACCTCTTTTGTAAGGACTTGGACCTTGACCGTCCTCTAGAGCCAAAATTCCTTCTTGGAGTTCTTGACTGCCTTGCTGAGGTAGACCGCCTTGGTAATGATTTGGAACGAGATTTAGACTGGCTGTAAGAAAATCGCCTGTGTCGAGACCTGCAAACATCCATAATGTTAGAGCATGTATTTCACACAAAATAAGAGATCAGGAAACAACACTTTTAGGAACTTACATACTTTACATAACAttagttatatttttactagataagatgaaaaaaatttctcattttattatgcATGCTTTTGGTTCAAACATAAGTAACAAGTTTGTAATATTTGTTATACTAGAATATATGGCCAAAAATTTTTACTTTGCTAGACATATAGGGATCAGTTCTGAAAAATGCACTGCATATTTAGTCTGGGTTACACAGCTCTTAAGAGGTacaaaaatctgaagaaaaaagattaaaaaaatcaattatttacaGTTCAAATaatgcttataaaaataaaaatctagatgTAGGACTTTTGGGTCCTGCCATGACAGAACAGCTTGTATTAGACTAATCTTCCCATAGaaaacatctctctctctctctctcatatatatatatatatatatatatatatatatatatatatatatatatatacatatacacacacacatacatgtattttttttttttttgagacggagtttcgctcttgttgcccaggctagagtgcaatggcacgatctcagctcaccgcaacctccgcctcccaggtttgaacaattctcctctctcagcctccagagtagctgggattacaggcatgcgccaccacgcccagctaattttgtattttcagtagagatggggtttctccatgttggtcaggctggtctcaaactcccgacctcaggttatccccctgcctcggcctcctaaagtgctgggattacaggcgtgagctaccgcgcccagtcGAAAACAACTATATTGAAAAGCTACAcaacatttataaaacaactgTTCGAAGGCACTGGAGGATAATCAACACAAGCAGGAAGAACCTGAGGGATTACAAGCCTTGGCTCTTTTACTAAGTAAGACCATTTTTCAAATGACAGCATGGAGGAGTTGAGCCCAGCCAGAAAATGGGTATTTGACTAAGCTGAAGAGAGAAAGTTAATTCAGGGCTACCAAAATGGGTGGGACATGAGAGGCAAAAACTCTAGAGAGGAGTGAATTAGAGACCAAAAAGTACCTCTAAAATTTGCCTACAAATTCTCCTTAAATCACTGGCCATCTTCTAAGTTGTGTGTGTATGGGAAGAGATTCCAAGGGACCAGCAAAAAACCGGAATTCAGAAATTCAAGAACTGCGCTGAAATTTTTATCAGACACACGGTGCTGAGAGAGAGATTAGAGTTCAAACTCCCAAAAGGTCAATGAGGAACATTAGGCAACAACCCAGAAGGGCTACATTCTAGAGGTAAGGGCCATGCCCTAGGAATAAATTCAAAGCCAAAACAAGCAGCTTTAACAACGCCCAAAACCAAGCCTTAAGATCAAAGTGATCTGCCAGTATTCTGTCTGCCAAAATAAAACAACTGTCTTTGGAGAGCCTCTATAATTTTTTTGTCCATGTCCAACatgctatgtaaaaaaaaaaacaaacaggcaagAATAACTAAAAACtaaggaaaataaaaggcaaaagaaTCATTCCCAAAGTGATTTGGATATTGGCATCATCaaacaggaatttaaaaaattactatgagtaatatatttaagaaaataagaggaaaagacaaaacagataaaaagatcGTTTCAGTGAAAACTAGAatctataaaaagaaacagacatttaaaactaaaaatatatgacatctaaaattaaaaagtcattagATGGTCTTAACAGCAATCTGGATAtagcagaagaaataatgaactaggctgggtgcagtggctcacgcctgtaatcccactttgggaggccaaggcgagtggatcgcctgaggtcaggatgttcaagaccagcctg is part of the Symphalangus syndactylus isolate Jambi chromosome 2, NHGRI_mSymSyn1-v2.1_pri, whole genome shotgun sequence genome and harbors:
- the SRSF12 gene encoding serine/arginine-rich splicing factor 12 isoform X2, coding for MKSKERHPCSPSDHRRSRSPSQRRTRSRSSSWGRNRRRSDSLKESRHRRFSYSQSKSRSKSLPRRSTSARQSRTPRRNFGSRGRSRSKSLQKRSKSIGKSQSSSPQKQTSSGTKSRSHGRHSDSIARSPCKSPKGYTNSETKVQTAKHSHFRSHSRSRSYRHKNSW